Proteins found in one Triticum aestivum cultivar Chinese Spring chromosome 4D, IWGSC CS RefSeq v2.1, whole genome shotgun sequence genomic segment:
- the LOC123098517 gene encoding transcription termination factor MTERF8, chloroplastic has protein sequence MLRLRSCIVSHLLSSPSTPLPRLLSAAAPAVSPSTGFAVEEYLVATCGLTRAQALKASPKISHLKSPSNPDAVLAFLAGLGLSRADVATAVAKDPRLLCARVESTLAPNLAALSGIGLSRSEIVPLLRLRCRSVVSKLQYYLTLFGSSEAFLQALKFNCNLLTHSIESAVEPNVALLRECGLGDRDIAKLCVGMPWLLAANPECIRSMVARADGLGVSRESPMFRHAMHAVAFHSEEKIAAKMAYLKKTLRWSDAEVRIALSKSPMMLRSSEGMVQRMSEFLISEMGLEPAYIAHRPAMLAYSLERRIRPRYYVVKYLKENGLVSRDRDYYSALTPSEMIFLEKYICPHKKAAPYLAEDYDDVCRGQVPDRFRFA, from the coding sequence ATGCTTCGCCTCCGAAGCTGCATCGTGTCCCATCTCCTCTCGTCTCCATCCACCCCTCTCCCCCGCCTCCTCTCCGCGGCCGCGCCCGCCGTTTCCCCGAGCACCGGATTCGCCGTGGAGGAGTACCTCGTCGCCACCTGCGGCCTCACCCGAGCGCAGGCCCTCAAGGCTTCCCCGAAGATCTCCCACCTCAAGTCCCCCTCTAATCCCGACGCCGtcctcgccttcctcgccggcctcggcctctccAGAGCCGacgtcgccaccgccgtcgccaAGGACCCCAGGTTACTCTGCGCCCGCGTGGAGAGTACTCTGGCCCCCAACTTGGCTGCGCTCAGCGGCATCGGGTTGTCGCGCTCTGAGATCGTGCCCCTCCTCCGCTTGCGCTGCAGATCTGTCGTCTCCAAGCTGCAGTACTACCTGACCCTCTTCGGCTCCTCCGAGGCCTTCCTCCAGGCGTTGAAGTTCAACTGCAACCTCCTCACGCACAGCATCGAGAGCGCGGTCGAGCCCAATGTGGCGTTGCTGCGGGAGTGCGGGCTAGGTGATCGCGATATTGCCAAGTTATGCGTTGGTATGCCATGGCTGCTGGCAGCCAACCCAGAATGCATCCGATCAATGGTTGCCCGTGCCGACGGTCTTGGCGTGAGCCGGGAATCTCCGATGTTCAGGCACGCGATGCATGCTGTTGCATTCCACAGCGAGGAGAAGATTGCTGCCAAAATGGCGTACCTGAAAAAGACGCTCAGGTGGTCGGATGCTGAGGTGCGCATTGCTTTGTCCAAGTCTCCAATGATGCTGAGGAGTTCTGAGGGCATGGTGCAGCGCATGTCAGAGTTCCTCATCTCTGAGATGGGTTTGGAACCAGCATACATTGCTCATCGGCCGGCAATGCTCGCTTACAGCCTGGAGCGCCGGATCAGACCCAGGTACTACGTTGTTAAGTATCTTAAGGAAAATGGATTGGTAAGTCGCGACCGGGACTACTATTCCGCACTCACGCCGTCCGAGATGATATTCTTGGAGAAGTACATATGCCCTCACAAGAAAGCTGCGCCGTACCTTGCTGAAGACTATGATGATGTTTGCAGAGGACAAGTGCCTGATAGATTCAGATTTGCATGA
- the LOC123098518 gene encoding fructokinase-1, translated as MALQTLNPATVSRAPLPLARRHPPQPFPHLPPRRRVAGGGVRPRAAVAVAVSGAVNEARRRPPPQGGDGKETDLATLGNLCVDVVLSVPCLPPAQRDERLAYMEGLAASPPDQKYWEAGGNCNLAFAAARLGLRCSTLGHVGEEVYGKFLLDVLEAEGISVVGMLENADVTACRQAYETLLCWVLVDPFQRHGFCSRADFSKEPAFSWIRKLPAETKIAIHHSKILFSNGYAFDEFSPDVIASAIDCAIDAGTSVFFDPGPRGRSLLNGNRDEQRALEHALRLSDVLLLTSDEAESLTNIGNPIQAGQELLRRGTRTKWVVIKMGSKGSIMITESAVSCAPSFKIRVVDTVGCGDSFTAAIAFGFLHGLPAISTLALANAVGAATATGCGAGRNVAHLDKVLNLLRESDLNEEGKTWTKLIEGLSACPEVSVLSKTPVNGSSDRFVNVVPVSGVVSDLLSMLEVAPERSTVQA; from the exons ATGGCTCTCCAAACCCTAAACCCCGCCACCGTCTCCCGGGCCCCGCTCCCCCTCGCGCGGCGCCACCCGCCGCAGCCCTTCCCGCAcctccctccccgccgccgcgtcgccggagGCGGcgtccgcccccgcgccgccgtcgccgtcgccgtctccggcGCGGTCAACGAGGCCAGGAGGCGCCCGCCGCCCCAGGGCGGGGATGGGAAGGAGACGGATCTCGCCACGCTCGGCAACCTCTGCGTCGACGTCGTGCTCAGCGTGCCCTGCCTCCCGCCCGCGCAGCGCGACGAGCGCCTGGCCTACATGGAGGGCCTGGCCGCCTCGCCGCCCGACCAG AAATATTGGGAGGCTGGTGGGAACTGCAATTTGGCCTTTGCTGCAGCTAGGCTTGGGCTTCGCTGCTCCACACTGGGACATGTAGGAGAGGAAGTTTATGGGAAGTTTCTTCTTGATGTGCTCGAGGCCGAGGGAATTAGCGTTGTTGGGATGCTTGAAAATGCTGATGTTACTGCATGTCGACAAGCCTATGAGACACTTCTATGCTGGGTTCTTGTAGATCCATTTCAAAGACATGGATTCTGCAG CCGTGCAGACTTTAGTAAAGAGCCAGCTTTCAGTTGGATACGTAAACTTCCAGCAGAAACCAAGATAGCCATTCAtcactctaaaatattgtttagcaATGGATATGCTTTTGATGAATTTTCCCCTGATGTGATTGCATCTGCTATTGATTGTGCGATTGATGCGGGAACATCAGTATTCTTTGATCCTGGGCCTCGTGGAAGATCTCTCTTAAATGGGAACCGGGATGAACAGAGAGCACTGGAGCACGCTCTGAGGCTCAGCGATGTTCTCCTTTTGACGTCAGATGAG GCTGAGTCCCTAACCAACATCGGAAACCCAATTCAGGCAGGGCAAGAATTGCTAAGAAGAGGAACCCGAACAAAATGGGTTGTCATCAAAATGGGTTCTAAGGGATCAATCATGATCACCGAAAGTGCTGTTTCATGTGCACCTTCTTTTAAG ATCCGCGTTGTGGACACGGTTGGATGCGGAGATAGCTTCACTGCTGCTATAGCTTTCGGGTTCCTCCACGGGTTGCCGGCGATTAGCACACTAGCACTAGCAAATGCAGTTGGTGCTGCGACCGCCACCGGATGTGGAGCAGGTAGGAATGTCGCTCACCTAGATAAAGTACTGAATCTCTTGAGAGAGTCCGATCTCAACGAGGAAGGAAAAACATGGACCAAGTTGATTGAAGGATTGTCAGCCTGTCCTGAAGTTTCAGTCCTGTCCAAGACGCCAGTCAATGGTTCCAGTGACCGCTTTGTGAATGTTGTCCCTGTTAGCGGTGTGGTTTCCGACCTTTTGTCGATGCTAGAGGTGGCACCGGAGCGAAGCACCGTCCAGGCTTAA